Proteins encoded in a region of the Paenibacillus sp. W2I17 genome:
- a CDS encoding formate/nitrite transporter family protein: MAAKTPLEVAQYTAQTGMKKAQYPVSSVLVLSFLAGAFIALGFLLDIRVIASAPAEWGSLVNLIGAAVFPVGLILVLIGGGELLTGNMMAVPLATIARKLSVGSMLKNLTLVTIGNFVGALFVAYAFGHVLGLTGEGVYLAKVVDMAGHKLHDGFLQAFISGIGCNWLVALAVWLSYASDTMSGKVLGIWFPTMAFVAIGFQHVVANMFLIPAAIFEGHYSWGQYVMNFIPVWLGNLTGGALFVAAAYWVVYLRQAEPKVKPEVATSIEPMETEARVMLSKQA; the protein is encoded by the coding sequence ATGGCAGCAAAAACACCTCTTGAGGTTGCACAATATACGGCGCAAACTGGCATGAAGAAGGCTCAATATCCGGTATCTTCTGTACTGGTGCTCAGTTTTCTGGCAGGGGCTTTTATTGCGCTGGGTTTTCTATTGGATATTCGGGTGATTGCTTCTGCGCCGGCAGAGTGGGGAAGTCTCGTCAATCTGATTGGAGCAGCAGTGTTCCCGGTTGGATTAATCTTGGTACTCATAGGTGGTGGTGAGTTGCTGACGGGAAACATGATGGCCGTTCCACTTGCAACGATTGCACGGAAATTATCCGTGGGTAGCATGCTGAAAAATCTAACCTTAGTGACGATTGGTAATTTTGTTGGAGCTTTGTTTGTCGCGTACGCGTTTGGACATGTGCTGGGTCTGACCGGAGAGGGTGTATATCTGGCGAAAGTAGTGGATATGGCTGGGCATAAGCTGCATGACGGTTTCCTGCAAGCTTTCATCTCTGGCATCGGCTGTAACTGGCTGGTGGCACTTGCCGTGTGGCTATCTTATGCTTCGGATACGATGAGTGGCAAGGTACTGGGCATTTGGTTTCCAACGATGGCATTTGTGGCGATTGGATTCCAGCACGTTGTGGCCAATATGTTCCTCATCCCGGCGGCAATCTTCGAAGGACATTATTCGTGGGGTCAATATGTGATGAATTTCATTCCGGTATGGCTCGGGAATCTGACTGGAGGTGCTCTGTTTGTAGCTGCAGCCTATTGGGTGGTGTACCTGCGCCAAGCTGAGCCGAAAGTGAAACCGGAGGTAGCAACGTCGATCGAACCTATGGAGACGGAGGCTAGAGTGATGTTGAGCAAACAAGCATAG
- a CDS encoding molybdopterin-dependent oxidoreductase, whose product MIDQENGIFAAVCPLDCPDTCGLLLHKENGKIVKVAGNPDHPITKGAICNKVRNMTERVYHPERLQYPMKRVGAKGEGKFERISWDEAIREITTKFTALSETYGPESILPYSFYGNMGILGVDGMDRRFFNALGASVLEQTICNSAGNTGWKYTMGANRGTVPEDTEHADLILVWGGNIVSTNMHQVVLAEKARKKGAKIVVIDVHRNRTAQWGDWFIPLYPGTDSALALGLMYVLFERGLTDEAFMQKYTIGHEALRDHVRSYTPERVARITGVPEETIVELAELYGNAQAAHIHIGNGLQHHDNGGMNVRSVACLPAITGQWLKQGGGAVRTNSYASTNSDALERPELRQNPEPRVVNMNRIGEALLEAEQPIRAMMVYCSNPLVVAPDTERVERGFAREDLFTVVHDLFMTDTAKYADIILPATSSFEATDLYTSYWHQYVHLQEPVIAPIGESKSNVELFSLLGQAMGYDSAIFGETPEQMIEDALQGTGNPYMNGVTLEGLKEHRFVKLDMTPHATYLDQLPTPSGKIELYSETMEQRGLPPLPTYSALVEGYDGENPAGPADTYPLMFLSPPNHNFLNSTFGNSAKHQRLEKMPLLQIHPEDAIRRNLEDGDAVVVWNDRGRIELTAKVSEAMLPGTVISQGLWWDGDGKKQRANSLTSNRLSDMGNGATFFSATVEVKRQ is encoded by the coding sequence ATGATCGATCAGGAGAATGGTATATTTGCGGCGGTGTGCCCGCTCGACTGTCCGGACACTTGTGGTCTGTTATTACATAAAGAGAACGGCAAAATTGTGAAGGTGGCAGGCAATCCGGATCATCCGATAACCAAGGGTGCCATCTGTAATAAAGTTAGGAATATGACTGAGCGGGTGTATCACCCCGAGCGTCTACAATATCCGATGAAACGTGTAGGAGCCAAAGGTGAAGGCAAGTTCGAACGAATTAGTTGGGATGAAGCGATTCGCGAGATTACGACCAAATTCACTGCATTGTCCGAAACCTACGGCCCGGAGAGCATCCTGCCCTACAGCTTTTACGGTAACATGGGCATTCTCGGCGTAGACGGTATGGATCGGCGTTTCTTCAATGCGCTAGGTGCGAGTGTACTGGAGCAGACGATCTGTAACTCCGCTGGAAATACCGGCTGGAAATATACGATGGGTGCCAATCGGGGAACGGTGCCGGAAGATACGGAGCATGCAGATCTCATCCTGGTGTGGGGTGGTAATATCGTCAGTACCAATATGCACCAGGTCGTTTTGGCGGAGAAAGCACGCAAGAAAGGCGCCAAGATCGTCGTCATCGACGTTCACCGCAATCGTACCGCACAGTGGGGCGACTGGTTTATTCCGCTGTATCCGGGCACGGACAGTGCACTGGCGCTAGGATTGATGTATGTGTTGTTCGAACGGGGACTAACGGATGAAGCGTTTATGCAAAAGTATACGATAGGTCATGAGGCGCTGCGTGATCATGTCCGTAGTTACACCCCTGAACGTGTTGCACGCATTACTGGCGTACCGGAGGAAACCATTGTGGAGCTGGCCGAACTATACGGCAACGCACAGGCAGCCCATATTCACATCGGCAATGGCCTCCAGCACCATGATAATGGGGGCATGAATGTACGTAGCGTTGCATGTCTGCCCGCCATTACAGGGCAATGGCTGAAGCAAGGCGGCGGTGCCGTTCGCACCAACAGCTACGCGAGCACGAATAGCGACGCGCTGGAGCGTCCGGAACTGCGGCAGAATCCTGAGCCGCGGGTGGTGAACATGAACCGGATTGGTGAAGCGCTGCTGGAAGCGGAGCAGCCGATCCGGGCCATGATGGTCTACTGCAGCAACCCACTGGTGGTGGCACCGGATACTGAACGAGTGGAGCGAGGTTTTGCACGGGAAGATCTATTCACGGTTGTACATGATCTGTTCATGACGGATACGGCGAAATATGCAGATATCATCTTGCCAGCCACATCTTCATTTGAAGCGACGGACCTGTACACCTCTTATTGGCATCAGTACGTTCATCTGCAAGAGCCGGTGATTGCACCGATTGGGGAGAGCAAGAGCAATGTGGAACTGTTCTCACTGCTTGGGCAGGCTATGGGGTACGATTCTGCAATCTTCGGAGAAACACCGGAACAGATGATTGAGGACGCACTTCAGGGCACAGGCAACCCCTACATGAATGGGGTCACGTTGGAAGGACTGAAGGAACATCGATTCGTGAAGCTGGATATGACGCCACATGCTACATATCTGGATCAGCTGCCCACACCTTCAGGCAAAATTGAATTATATTCGGAGACGATGGAACAGAGAGGGCTTCCGCCGCTCCCTACCTATAGTGCTTTGGTTGAAGGATACGATGGGGAGAATCCGGCTGGACCTGCCGATACGTATCCATTGATGTTCCTGTCGCCGCCAAACCATAATTTCCTGAACTCCACCTTTGGTAATTCAGCCAAACATCAGCGTTTGGAAAAGATGCCTCTATTGCAGATACACCCCGAGGACGCCATCCGTAGAAACCTGGAAGATGGAGATGCAGTGGTCGTATGGAATGATCGTGGGCGCATTGAACTTACCGCCAAGGTGAGTGAAGCCATGCTGCCGGGAACAGTGATTAGCCAAGGCTTATGGTGGGATGGTGACGGGAAGAAGCAGCGGGCGAATTCACTGACGTCCAATCGGTTGTCGGACATGGGGAACGGGGCTACCTTCTTCTCGGCCACTGTTGAAGTGAAGCGTCAATGA
- a CDS encoding MFS transporter, producing MRWLDNYPKEVRIFLLASLVNATGSALMWPLTTMYVFDELGRTMANAGFVILIQSLGGIFGQLLGGSLYHRVGVKKLIIGSLALNALGLFALPWISAYWVVFICAMGWIGLFSSLSLPAIQAFIGFRFAERRGELFNIIYVANNIGVAIGTALSGFLADFSYHLSFVLNGVTSAGFAIFFWYYLSRVEPDQGEVHLTKRKPVPDGPGVWALLGNTRLYLFMSLGVLFLLFGNSIWNTGVSPYIISEGMEKRMYGLLWTLNGVLIFVGQPFTSWVKRTMARTSTAQMTASAVFYGMAYIVMITMYSYPGMVLAMVLATFGEMLISPATPAFISEHAGRAAPFYIGISGGIGAVGRVIGPYAMGVMYDKQGLIPVAWLATGTAAIAVLGFVLHAVLNRNREVKEYGMDA from the coding sequence ATGAGATGGCTGGATAACTATCCAAAAGAAGTGAGAATATTTTTATTAGCAAGTCTGGTTAACGCAACAGGCAGTGCCTTGATGTGGCCGCTGACCACCATGTATGTGTTTGATGAGCTTGGACGGACGATGGCCAACGCGGGTTTTGTGATCCTCATTCAGTCCCTGGGTGGCATCTTCGGACAGTTGCTCGGAGGTTCGTTGTATCACCGGGTGGGCGTAAAGAAGCTGATTATTGGCTCACTAGCGCTTAATGCGTTAGGTTTGTTTGCGCTGCCCTGGATTAGTGCGTATTGGGTCGTATTTATATGTGCGATGGGCTGGATTGGTCTGTTCAGTTCGTTGTCGCTGCCAGCGATTCAGGCCTTTATTGGCTTCCGGTTTGCGGAGCGACGCGGTGAATTATTCAATATTATCTATGTGGCGAACAATATCGGGGTGGCGATTGGTACAGCGCTGAGTGGTTTTCTGGCTGACTTTTCCTATCACCTCAGCTTTGTACTGAACGGGGTGACCTCAGCCGGGTTCGCGATTTTCTTCTGGTATTATCTGTCCCGCGTTGAACCGGATCAGGGGGAAGTACATCTGACGAAACGCAAACCCGTTCCCGATGGGCCGGGCGTCTGGGCACTGCTGGGCAATACCCGATTATATCTGTTTATGAGCTTGGGCGTGCTGTTCCTGTTATTCGGCAATTCCATCTGGAACACAGGTGTGTCCCCGTATATCATTTCTGAGGGGATGGAAAAAAGAATGTACGGTCTGCTCTGGACCCTGAACGGGGTGCTGATCTTTGTGGGCCAACCGTTTACCAGCTGGGTGAAACGGACCATGGCCCGTACCTCCACTGCCCAGATGACCGCGAGTGCGGTATTCTATGGCATGGCCTACATTGTCATGATTACCATGTACAGCTATCCAGGCATGGTGCTCGCAATGGTACTTGCCACGTTTGGAGAGATGTTGATCTCCCCTGCAACACCTGCGTTTATCTCGGAGCATGCGGGCAGGGCGGCACCTTTTTACATCGGGATATCGGGTGGAATCGGTGCTGTTGGACGGGTTATTGGCCCCTATGCGATGGGGGTCATGTATGACAAACAGGGACTTATTCCTGTAGCGTGGCTGGCAACAGGCACAGCGGCGATTGCGGTACTTGGTTTTGTATTGCACGCAGTGTTGAACCGTAATCGTGAAGTGAAGGAGTATGGGATGGACGCCTAA
- a CDS encoding class I SAM-dependent methyltransferase produces the protein MKQNESSITSLISTFGRAYHSQYDTPLIFDDFMARLLISPQEFSDISNNMVRGIHFFNPDMAQQLKDDPEKVLKWITQVQLSPITLARAAYCEHVLLHEVALGLKQVVILGAGMDTFALRHPELEDTLDIIEVDYPATQQFKKERLNQAELTIPNNLHFVPMDFTRELSNDSLTLEGLKKRKTVASLLGVSYYLPKNDLFNVIRHVFANLPSGSSIVLDYADEHLFEEKGMFNRVENMIKLAAMGGEPMQSGYAYVEMEALLDEAGLLIYEHLTPEAIQEQFFQDRIDHLRAFETIHFIHAVKK, from the coding sequence ATGAAGCAAAATGAATCCAGTATCACATCATTGATTTCGACTTTTGGCCGAGCCTATCACAGCCAATATGACACACCCCTCATTTTCGATGATTTTATGGCGAGATTGCTGATCTCTCCTCAAGAGTTTTCAGATATCAGCAATAACATGGTTAGAGGCATTCATTTTTTCAACCCGGATATGGCTCAACAGCTCAAGGACGACCCGGAAAAGGTTCTAAAATGGATTACCCAGGTACAGTTATCTCCAATAACTCTGGCTCGGGCCGCTTACTGTGAGCATGTACTTTTGCATGAAGTTGCGTTGGGATTAAAGCAGGTAGTCATTCTTGGCGCCGGGATGGATACGTTTGCTTTGAGGCATCCGGAATTGGAGGACACGCTGGATATCATTGAAGTGGATTATCCGGCTACACAGCAATTCAAGAAGGAGCGGCTGAATCAGGCCGAGCTGACTATTCCGAACAATCTTCACTTTGTACCCATGGATTTTACGCGCGAGCTTTCGAATGACAGCTTGACTCTTGAAGGGTTGAAGAAACGGAAGACGGTGGCTAGCCTCTTGGGTGTTTCGTATTATTTGCCTAAAAATGATCTGTTTAACGTGATTCGTCATGTGTTTGCGAACCTGCCATCCGGAAGCTCTATAGTTCTGGATTATGCAGATGAGCACCTTTTTGAGGAAAAAGGAATGTTTAATCGGGTTGAAAATATGATTAAATTGGCTGCAATGGGTGGTGAGCCGATGCAATCCGGCTACGCATATGTGGAGATGGAGGCCTTGCTTGATGAAGCAGGGCTGCTTATTTATGAGCATCTGACTCCCGAGGCGATTCAGGAACAGTTTTTCCAGGATCGAATCGATCATCTAAGGGCATTTGAAACGATACATTTCATTCACGCAGTAAAAAAATAA